CGCCCCGGGCTCACCCGTTCGTCGGCCTTCGAGTTTGTCAGAGGCGAGATAGCCTACGTGTTTGCGCAGATTTGCATCGATAACATCGGTCTTGACCGCCTGAGCCTTTTGGCCCGCGACGCTGCAGACTAGTGTTAAAACTAAAAATAGTCCGAATAAATGCCTTTTCATAAATTGATCGTCCTAAGGAAAACGTCACGGAGCTTTGCCGCTGCCGCCTGTGCCTCACGCGCCGATCTGAGGTCAGCGGCCGACAGTTTATCCCGCGTGTTACCGTCTTCGATTACGCGAACGGCCCGACCCGCGTCAAAGTATATGCGGCGTTCCGCCGGGAGAGCTTCGTCGTTTTCAGCTTTTTGAAAATAGAAGATGAGACGACCTAAGCCGTCAAATAGATATTCGTCGTGATAGACGCGGATCGACGATTTGCGTTCGGCCTTGACCATCACGAGTTCGTCAGGATATAGATGAGCCTCACTGTCGCCGCCCTTGTAATAGAACTTGAAGGTTTGTCCGTAGATCCCGACAGCCCGCCACTGATGGCCGCGGCTGTTGATCGACAACTCGTTCATCACAAGTTGTCCGGTTTCTGCTTGTTCGCCGTCGGTCTCGGCGAGGCGAGCTTTTTCAGCGATATCGGAGTAAGTCTTGCGTATGCTCTCAACGGCCTTGTTCGGCGACTGGGCCGCAACGGTGATGACCGCGAATAAAAAAAATGAAACGAAGACGATCTGTTTTTTCATATCAAATAGAACGCTTCGTTTCATATCAAATTTTTATTGTCCGGGGCTTTCGCCCGGAACTATTCTACCCAGTCAGCGATGAACACATTCGTGTCCCCCACCTTGGCATCGTTGCGGTTCGAAGCAAAAACCAACTTCTTGCCATCCGGTGAAAACATCGGAAAGCCGTCGAACGTCTCGTTATAGGTGACACGCTCAAGACCGGTACCATCGAGATTGATCAACGCCAGGTCAAAGTTACGTTTTCGCGGGTCTGTCGCGAAATGATTTGTACAAAAGATGATCCGCTTACCGTCCGGCGTAAAAAATGGTGCAAACGAACCCGCACCCAGTCTGGTGATCTGGCGTTTATTGGTTCCATCGGCATTCATCACCCAGAGCTCAAACGCAGTGGGAACTATCAGGTGCTGGGCCAGCAGACTCTTGTACGTCTTGATCTGTTCCGGTGTATCTTGGGTCGAGCGTCGATAAACTATCGATTTGCCATCCGGCGAATAGAACGCACCGCCGTCATAACCGATGGCGTCCGTCAGGCGTTTAATATTTTTGCCGTTGACGTCCATCGAGTAGAGATCAAGGTCACCGTCACGCTCTGATGTAAATACGATCTTCTTGCCATTGGGGCTTACGGTTGCTTCGGCGTCGTAACCCGGCGAGTCGGTAAGTTTGGTGATTTTCTTGCCGTCGATCGTTGATGTGTAAATATCGTAATCCGGATAAACT
This is a stretch of genomic DNA from Chloracidobacterium sp.. It encodes these proteins:
- a CDS encoding PD40 domain-containing protein, which produces MKFYALFLVIVVLAFVNVGAQQNSLAFEGEKHLKNIKQLTFGGENAEAYFSYDGKQLIFQSKRDNLGCDQIFKMNIDGSNVKMVSNGEGRTTCSYFLKGNKKILYASTHGGKKECPPNPDFSTGYVWAVYPDYDIYTSTIDGKKITKLTDSPGYDAEATVSPNGKKIVFTSERDGDLDLYSMDVNGKNIKRLTDAIGYDGGAFYSPDGKSIVYRRSTQDTPEQIKTYKSLLAQHLIVPTAFELWVMNADGTNKRQITRLGAGSFAPFFTPDGKRIIFCTNHFATDPRKRNFDLALINLDGTGLERVTYNETFDGFPMFSPDGKKLVFASNRNDAKVGDTNVFIADWVE